TTATGGTGAAACATTTACCTGAAGAAGATCGAAAAAAGGCGTTGTTTTACGGTCTTGCTGGAGCATTTATCTTCCGCTTTGCGTCATTGTTTGCGATTTCCTTCCTTGTTGATGTGTGGCAAGTTCAAGCTATAGGGGCTATATATTTATTATTCATGGCAGGTAATCATATTTTCAGGAAGGTTGTGAAAGGAAAAACAGAGCAGAAGGAGGAAAAGAAAGATCGCAAAAAAAGCGGCTTTTGGACGACGGTATTCAAGGTTGAATTAGCTGATATTGCCTTTGCGGTTGACTCTATTCTTGCAGCCGTAGCGATGGCGGTTGTACTTCCAGACACACCGCTTCCAAACATCGGCGGGCTTGATGGCGGTAAGTTCTTAGTTATATTTGCAGGCGGTATTATTGGATTAATCATTATGCGTTTTGCAGCTAACCAGTTTGTTAAGCTGCTTGAGAGAAGACCTGGTCTAGAAATCGCTGCTTTTACAATTGTCGGCTGGGTTGGTGTTAAACTAGCAGTTTATACACTTTCACATCCTTCGTTAGGGATTCTAAGTGAGGAATTTGCTCATTCAACCGCATGGAAAATAACCTTTTACGTCGTGCTGGTTGGCATAGCAGCAGCTGGCTGGTTTTTCTCAAAAGACAAAACGGATGAATCAGTGGAAAATAAAGCGAGAGTTTCATAATCTTTATGGATTTTATTATAAGCAATTCTTCCTAAGAGGGAGGATTGCTTTTTCAATATAATAAACATTAGGTACAACCACAACTCAAAACTTTTACCAAAGCTTCCGATTTAAGAAATTATTAATATTTCATTAATAGTATGTTTAGTTTGATTGTCTATTCTTATCATATAACAACAAAATGCTTAGAAGAAGGAAGAAAATGAATAAGAAAGTGCTAGATGCTATTGAAGTTAGTGGTATATTATTTACAGGAGGTGTTTTATCAGCTTCTGTATCCTCATCTGAATATGAACTATTCTAAACAACTGTTAAGGAAACGAAACCTTTTCAACTGAATCATTAGGGGCCAAGTACTCAAAGTAGCGGGTGACTAACTCTTATATAAGAAATATCATTCAAACATTTAAACTTCAATCAGCAACAAGAGAAATTCTTCAAAAAGGTAGGTAGATTATGTCACATTTTATTCAGTCCATCTTTGATTTGCTTTCAGGCCTTGGTTATCTTGGCATTACCCTAGGCTTAATGATCGAAATTATTCCAAGTGAGATCGTCTTGGCCTACGGTGGTTATTTAGTTTCTATCGGAAAAATTTCATTCATCGGGGCAGTGGTCGCAGGAACAATAGGGGGGATTATCGCCCAGTGGTTTCTGTATTGGTTAGGGAAATATGGTGGAAGACCAATCCTCGATAAATACGGAAAGTATTTGTTGATCAAACCACATCATATGGATCTTGCCCAACAATGGTTCAGCAAATATGGGTCAGGCGTTATTTTTACGGCACGCTTTATCCCTTTTGTAAGACATGCGATTTCCATTCCTGCTGGTATTGCCCGGATGCCTTTTTCAAAGTTTAGCATTTATACCATTGCCGCAATTATTCCATGGTCGATTCTCTTTTTATATCTAGGGATGACCTTGGGAACGAAATGGGATCAAATCAATCAAGCTGCAAAACCGTTTGTTACACCTGCAATAATAATTGCCATCATTTTTACACTTTGCTACCTCGTTTATAAATGGAAATTTAAAAAAATGAAAACAAAAAGCTAATGTATTGAAAGAACATTCGGTTATCAAATTCAGATACTGATATAGCTTAAATAAACCTACTGTCAAATACCTAACTAAGACGATAGGGACATGCTCCGTTGGTCAACAAATAAATAATTTTATTATCAAGACTTGCTTAAAAATGTCCAGACCCTCAGCAAAATCACATAATACAGTTATAAACAAACATTATTACTGTAATCTTGGCTGAAGGGTGGAATGCTTTTTTAGCAAGTCTTTTTTTGATTTAGGGAAGTAAGGAGATGGTAGAGAATTTATTGTTATATTAAGGTACTATATGGTATGTTTTTAAAGACGCTTTAAATTCACCTTGAGAGGATCTTGTTATGAATCTTAAATTAAATCTAATTATCGCTTTCATCATAAGTTTAGTCTGCGTTCTCAGCTTCGGCT
The DNA window shown above is from Neobacillus sp. WH10 and carries:
- a CDS encoding TerC family protein, with protein sequence MDFALLLEYGWVLLILVALEGLLAADNALVLAIMVKHLPEEDRKKALFYGLAGAFIFRFASLFAISFLVDVWQVQAIGAIYLLFMAGNHIFRKVVKGKTEQKEEKKDRKKSGFWTTVFKVELADIAFAVDSILAAVAMAVVLPDTPLPNIGGLDGGKFLVIFAGGIIGLIIMRFAANQFVKLLERRPGLEIAAFTIVGWVGVKLAVYTLSHPSLGILSEEFAHSTAWKITFYVVLVGIAAAGWFFSKDKTDESVENKARVS
- a CDS encoding DedA family protein, whose protein sequence is MSHFIQSIFDLLSGLGYLGITLGLMIEIIPSEIVLAYGGYLVSIGKISFIGAVVAGTIGGIIAQWFLYWLGKYGGRPILDKYGKYLLIKPHHMDLAQQWFSKYGSGVIFTARFIPFVRHAISIPAGIARMPFSKFSIYTIAAIIPWSILFLYLGMTLGTKWDQINQAAKPFVTPAIIIAIIFTLCYLVYKWKFKKMKTKS